One part of the Desulfonema ishimotonii genome encodes these proteins:
- a CDS encoding PulJ/GspJ family protein yields MKHNVPGTGGFTLIEVIVSLLLMGIISAIWGMGIVQIVEGFLFSRQNIETLQKGQITMSRLVKEFQALTEISPDPLPNSSAITFARDSDIPGVRRTIAFDSINGEIKIDEDVLVDQVNFFKLEYYKRFDSETPVSPTTESYSEITIIDIRIGIKGAENTVAEFNNRVFLRGVAG; encoded by the coding sequence ATGAAACATAATGTCCCTGGCACCGGAGGATTTACGCTTATTGAGGTTATCGTATCCCTGCTGCTTATGGGAATCATCAGCGCCATATGGGGCATGGGGATTGTTCAGATTGTTGAAGGGTTTTTATTTTCGAGGCAGAATATTGAAACGCTTCAGAAGGGACAGATTACCATGTCCCGCCTTGTGAAAGAGTTTCAGGCCCTGACGGAGATATCGCCTGATCCGCTTCCGAACAGTTCCGCCATAACGTTCGCCCGTGATTCGGATATTCCCGGTGTAAGGCGAACGATCGCTTTTGACAGTATTAACGGTGAGATTAAAATTGATGAGGATGTACTGGTGGATCAGGTGAATTTTTTTAAGCTGGAATACTATAAAAGATTCGATTCGGAGACACCGGTTTCCCCGACGACGGAGAGTTATTCGGAAATTACCATTATAGATATCCGAATCGGTATTAAAGGAGCAGAGAATACCGTTGCCGAATTTAATAACCGGGTGTTTCTCAGGGGAGTTGCAGGGTAA
- a CDS encoding LamG domain-containing protein: MFITLIVTITIVSALGAAILSFTNTAIYSEINVSHFTRAQYLAESGMRYAQLRENPYSYFYTVIEGENGEFYRVSDLPPPASPGETVRTSGFRIVINNCQVESTGIVREGTPFEAMRTVTGVYLKGMPCWYFNHDVADYFEDRCGENNGIVNGISWEWRPCDPDRQGVLHFGGSDHADTGFAPFCEIGHGVPFTVAFWVKPDAGTGGTVLGISDAGSRFAVEISGEGEWVWAYGNKAVAAMSVSFDRWQHVTWMYDDGKMIFRVVGCTTPEQTQEYDYDGQAGSGMLPEPDGENRNLFIGAENRNGSPGLFFSGSVDNIEIYNEARDIEAFDGVCPGKEAVAYYPFDGTARDYSGADGSGNGNDGVIVGDAGPAEDRMGCMQGAYQFDGEGSHVHVADSDGLDLDTSGTLAAWVYVRSFQAGAGIVHKGDLSDFSDEVYTLQFGIDGFEDSKTRGIRFALRAADGGFDKLDSQGPDWAAERWYHVAVTWDSAGSKKMVLYIDGEENASGDMTISEVRKSDGGLNIGAQLTEAFNPTFGNFPLNGLLDEVVIYDHALSADEIRRLAL; encoded by the coding sequence ATGTTCATTACACTGATCGTGACGATTACCATTGTTTCTGCGCTGGGTGCTGCAATTTTATCCTTTACGAACACAGCCATTTACAGTGAAATAAACGTCAGTCATTTTACCCGGGCGCAATATCTGGCAGAGTCCGGTATGCGATATGCGCAGCTCAGAGAAAACCCCTATTCCTATTTTTATACGGTCATTGAAGGAGAAAACGGGGAATTTTACAGGGTCAGTGACCTGCCGCCCCCGGCATCGCCCGGTGAGACTGTCCGCACCAGCGGGTTCCGTATTGTCATCAATAACTGCCAGGTGGAGTCCACCGGCATTGTCAGAGAGGGGACGCCCTTTGAAGCGATGCGGACGGTTACCGGGGTTTATCTGAAGGGGATGCCCTGCTGGTATTTTAACCATGACGTGGCAGATTACTTTGAAGACCGGTGTGGCGAAAATAACGGGATCGTCAACGGGATCAGCTGGGAATGGCGGCCTTGTGATCCTGACCGGCAGGGGGTTTTACATTTCGGCGGATCAGATCATGCGGATACCGGTTTTGCCCCTTTCTGTGAGATCGGACATGGGGTGCCCTTTACAGTGGCGTTCTGGGTAAAGCCCGATGCCGGAACCGGGGGAACGGTGCTGGGGATAAGTGACGCCGGCAGCCGGTTTGCCGTGGAGATCAGCGGCGAGGGCGAGTGGGTTTGGGCATACGGGAACAAGGCGGTCGCGGCAATGTCGGTTTCCTTCGACCGCTGGCAGCATGTCACATGGATGTACGACGACGGCAAGATGATCTTCCGGGTCGTCGGATGTACGACACCGGAGCAGACCCAGGAGTATGACTACGATGGTCAGGCCGGTTCCGGTATGCTGCCGGAGCCGGACGGAGAAAACCGGAATCTGTTTATCGGTGCTGAAAACAGAAATGGCAGCCCCGGTCTCTTTTTTTCAGGCAGCGTTGACAATATTGAGATTTATAATGAGGCCAGGGATATTGAAGCCTTTGACGGCGTTTGTCCGGGAAAAGAGGCGGTCGCATATTATCCTTTTGACGGAACAGCCAGGGATTACAGCGGTGCTGATGGTTCGGGGAACGGGAATGACGGCGTCATTGTGGGGGATGCCGGACCGGCAGAGGACCGAATGGGCTGCATGCAGGGCGCATATCAGTTTGACGGGGAGGGGAGCCATGTCCATGTGGCGGACAGTGACGGTCTGGATCTGGACACCTCGGGAACGCTGGCAGCATGGGTGTATGTCCGGTCTTTTCAGGCCGGGGCCGGGATTGTTCACAAAGGGGATCTGAGCGATTTCAGTGATGAGGTCTATACGTTGCAGTTCGGCATTGACGGATTTGAGGACAGTAAAACCAGGGGGATTCGTTTTGCACTTCGCGCAGCAGACGGCGGGTTTGACAAATTGGATTCACAGGGGCCGGACTGGGCGGCGGAAAGGTGGTACCATGTGGCTGTCACCTGGGATTCGGCGGGATCGAAAAAGATGGTTCTCTATATCGACGGTGAGGAGAACGCCTCCGGGGACATGACGATCAGCGAGGTTCGGAAAAGTGACGGCGGGCTCAATATCGGGGCGCAACTGACAGAGGCGTTTAACCCGACATTCGGAAATTTTCCCCTGAACGGCCTCCTTGATGAAGTTGTGATCTATGATCATGCCCTTTCAGCGGATGAAATCAGACGGCTGGCACTCTGA